One genomic window of Branchiostoma lanceolatum isolate klBraLanc5 chromosome 5, klBraLanc5.hap2, whole genome shotgun sequence includes the following:
- the LOC136434953 gene encoding uncharacterized protein isoform X2 → MKSLSAYPCCPTSVAPEHCPPGLATSLLNSTLGVLRPFDCPRPEDPPGNIYCCGLYSFRVCCPERCGDFSFRCPRPALSWPDHDNTGSSSDSGTYDSDDYYDSSNSGSGFSTGGIAILAVAFLCVVCTVTLCCKNAYKREEDLSRAMGSDGYVATYVDGTTLSSPGRARGRTQANAVNGTVVHPTVHVHPRSSDHHSNSSRTEPPTRGFSPEDPPPFAPPPSAPSAAGFFPSAPHIQGFSPSVPPPFAPPPSAPPTQGFPPSDPPPFAPPPLVPPTHYQGGTTPPVPSAAHGQPPFSDEPPPYDVATMFPTVDPQNR, encoded by the exons AGCCTTTCAGCGTATCCCTGCTGTCCCACTTCAGTGGCTCCAGAACATTGTCCTCCGGGGCTGGCCACCTCCCTGCTTAACTCTACATTAGGCGTCCTGCGACCCTTCGACTGCCCTAGGCCGGAAGACCCACCAGGAAACATCTACTGCTGCGGGTTGTATTCTTTTAGAGTCTGTTGTCCAGAAAGATGTGGCGACTTCTCCTTCAGGTGTCCGAGGCCGGCCCTTAGCTGGCCCGATCACGACAACACCGGTTCAAGTTCAGATTCAGG TACTTACGACAGTGATGACTATTATGACTCAAGTAATAGCGGGTCCGG TTTTTCGACCGGTGGAATTGCGATCCTGGCTGTGGCCTTCTTGTGTGTCGTGTGCACCGTGACGTTGTGCTGTAAGAACGCCTACAAGAGGGAAGAAG ACTTGAGTAGAGCTATGGGGTCGGACGGGTATGTCGCTACGTACGTTGACGGCACGACGTTGTCATCACCAGGCAGGGCCAGAGGTCGCACACAAG CCAATGCCGTGAACGGTACAGTGGTACATCCGACAGTGCACGTGCACCCTCGGTCATCAGACCATCACTCAAATAGCTCGCGTACGGAGCCGCCCACGCGGGGCTTCTCTCCCGAAGACCCACCCCCGTTCGCCCCGCCTCCCTCGGCTCCGTCCGCCGCGGGATTCTTTCCTTCAGCTCCGCATATCCAAGGCTTTTCTCCCTCAGTTCCTCCTCCGTTCGCCCCTCCTCCTTCGGCCCCGCCCACCCAAGGCTTCCCGCCCTCAGACCCACCTCCGttcgcccctccccctttggTCCCGCCTACACACTACCAAGGAGGGACGACTCCACCGGTACCCAGTGCGGCGCATGGGCAGCCGCCGTTCTCAGATGAACCCCCTCCTTATGACGTAGCTACAATGTTCCCTACTGTTGATCCACAGAACCGTTAG
- the LOC136434953 gene encoding uncharacterized protein isoform X1, which produces MALTALTLTFLAFVYEVAPEHCPPGLATSLLNSTLGVLRPFDCPRPEDPPGNIYCCGLYSFRVCCPERCGDFSFRCPRPALSWPDHDNTGSSSDSGTYDSDDYYDSSNSGSGFSTGGIAILAVAFLCVVCTVTLCCKNAYKREEDLSRAMGSDGYVATYVDGTTLSSPGRARGRTQANAVNGTVVHPTVHVHPRSSDHHSNSSRTEPPTRGFSPEDPPPFAPPPSAPSAAGFFPSAPHIQGFSPSVPPPFAPPPSAPPTQGFPPSDPPPFAPPPLVPPTHYQGGTTPPVPSAAHGQPPFSDEPPPYDVATMFPTVDPQNR; this is translated from the exons TGGCTCCAGAACATTGTCCTCCGGGGCTGGCCACCTCCCTGCTTAACTCTACATTAGGCGTCCTGCGACCCTTCGACTGCCCTAGGCCGGAAGACCCACCAGGAAACATCTACTGCTGCGGGTTGTATTCTTTTAGAGTCTGTTGTCCAGAAAGATGTGGCGACTTCTCCTTCAGGTGTCCGAGGCCGGCCCTTAGCTGGCCCGATCACGACAACACCGGTTCAAGTTCAGATTCAGG TACTTACGACAGTGATGACTATTATGACTCAAGTAATAGCGGGTCCGG TTTTTCGACCGGTGGAATTGCGATCCTGGCTGTGGCCTTCTTGTGTGTCGTGTGCACCGTGACGTTGTGCTGTAAGAACGCCTACAAGAGGGAAGAAG ACTTGAGTAGAGCTATGGGGTCGGACGGGTATGTCGCTACGTACGTTGACGGCACGACGTTGTCATCACCAGGCAGGGCCAGAGGTCGCACACAAG CCAATGCCGTGAACGGTACAGTGGTACATCCGACAGTGCACGTGCACCCTCGGTCATCAGACCATCACTCAAATAGCTCGCGTACGGAGCCGCCCACGCGGGGCTTCTCTCCCGAAGACCCACCCCCGTTCGCCCCGCCTCCCTCGGCTCCGTCCGCCGCGGGATTCTTTCCTTCAGCTCCGCATATCCAAGGCTTTTCTCCCTCAGTTCCTCCTCCGTTCGCCCCTCCTCCTTCGGCCCCGCCCACCCAAGGCTTCCCGCCCTCAGACCCACCTCCGttcgcccctccccctttggTCCCGCCTACACACTACCAAGGAGGGACGACTCCACCGGTACCCAGTGCGGCGCATGGGCAGCCGCCGTTCTCAGATGAACCCCCTCCTTATGACGTAGCTACAATGTTCCCTACTGTTGATCCACAGAACCGTTAG
- the LOC136434953 gene encoding uncharacterized protein isoform X3 encodes MALTALTLTFLAFVYEGVLRPFDCPRPEDPPGNIYCCGLYSFRVCCPERCGDFSFRCPRPALSWPDHDNTGSSSDSGTYDSDDYYDSSNSGSGFSTGGIAILAVAFLCVVCTVTLCCKNAYKREEDLSRAMGSDGYVATYVDGTTLSSPGRARGRTQANAVNGTVVHPTVHVHPRSSDHHSNSSRTEPPTRGFSPEDPPPFAPPPSAPSAAGFFPSAPHIQGFSPSVPPPFAPPPSAPPTQGFPPSDPPPFAPPPLVPPTHYQGGTTPPVPSAAHGQPPFSDEPPPYDVATMFPTVDPQNR; translated from the exons GCGTCCTGCGACCCTTCGACTGCCCTAGGCCGGAAGACCCACCAGGAAACATCTACTGCTGCGGGTTGTATTCTTTTAGAGTCTGTTGTCCAGAAAGATGTGGCGACTTCTCCTTCAGGTGTCCGAGGCCGGCCCTTAGCTGGCCCGATCACGACAACACCGGTTCAAGTTCAGATTCAGG TACTTACGACAGTGATGACTATTATGACTCAAGTAATAGCGGGTCCGG TTTTTCGACCGGTGGAATTGCGATCCTGGCTGTGGCCTTCTTGTGTGTCGTGTGCACCGTGACGTTGTGCTGTAAGAACGCCTACAAGAGGGAAGAAG ACTTGAGTAGAGCTATGGGGTCGGACGGGTATGTCGCTACGTACGTTGACGGCACGACGTTGTCATCACCAGGCAGGGCCAGAGGTCGCACACAAG CCAATGCCGTGAACGGTACAGTGGTACATCCGACAGTGCACGTGCACCCTCGGTCATCAGACCATCACTCAAATAGCTCGCGTACGGAGCCGCCCACGCGGGGCTTCTCTCCCGAAGACCCACCCCCGTTCGCCCCGCCTCCCTCGGCTCCGTCCGCCGCGGGATTCTTTCCTTCAGCTCCGCATATCCAAGGCTTTTCTCCCTCAGTTCCTCCTCCGTTCGCCCCTCCTCCTTCGGCCCCGCCCACCCAAGGCTTCCCGCCCTCAGACCCACCTCCGttcgcccctccccctttggTCCCGCCTACACACTACCAAGGAGGGACGACTCCACCGGTACCCAGTGCGGCGCATGGGCAGCCGCCGTTCTCAGATGAACCCCCTCCTTATGACGTAGCTACAATGTTCCCTACTGTTGATCCACAGAACCGTTAG